In the Kitasatospora terrestris genome, one interval contains:
- a CDS encoding ATP-binding protein yields the protein MRDASAPGPAADRRTGLAFVGRADELRSLLDALRAGPAVVFVEGEAGIGKSRLLREAADRLDRLGPPVLRGWCHPLREPLPFGPALDALRGAGAHLPAEVRLSPATGVLAPYLPELADRLPRTAPEGGTRNQQLMRAVHEVLRALGPVVLVVEDLHWADDATRDLLLLLARNPPEGLRLVVTYRERELPGSGNVLGSPYRRPLGVGGTDLALDPLGETHIGELAASVLGPAATRPLCRELYERSGGLPLAAEEDILVLADRVARPDEAGAPLALAGAKVPRALQEAVNSRVAPLGPGSTAVLQAAAVLAVPTTEELLTAVAALTEDQAEQALDAVLTADLLVEHSPGRYGFRHVLARRAVYDRIPGPRRRRLHTRAADALSAQREPALVQIAHHVRQLGDTAAWFPHALAAAERATAVADDGVAAELLGQLLGEPSLPSEDRTRAALALSAIAVRRTDPAACEATLRGIIADPALAPSVRGEIRFNLARAVGASGPYRDTRAELERAIAELADRPGHAAAATASLAVGATVNARGGTVSENLALLERAAELAARSDDPVARADVLANRVTLLAFVGDPRRLDLLARLPLDSTDRAVLRQCARALSNTAYLAGPRGSTAEAAARLAEAQELIRRTDYPLLDEFCRLNRIRLDLAAGHWDGLDRTIDTMLRETTEGTLRFGLLTARATLDTARGRWAAAREGMAPLVTDLDGNPDLDVVPAAVTVLARLDLLEGDPATAWQRTGPVVEVLGRKGLWVRPVDLVPTAVEAALACGLDDRAHRLVEDAARGVDGLDAPGVATGVHLARALLAADSDPEAALAHLDRAHAGYQAAGHVHSAAGVLERSGRLRLRTTPDTATADLHAALDVFTRLGATADAARCERALRDSGRLRPPARRKRAYGGELSPRERQVAALLADGASNQDIARTLALSPRTAEHHVANTLRKLGVPRGRVREVLDPPR from the coding sequence ATGCGGGATGCGTCGGCCCCGGGTCCCGCCGCCGACCGCCGGACAGGACTGGCGTTCGTCGGACGGGCGGACGAGCTGCGCTCGCTCCTCGACGCGCTCCGGGCCGGGCCCGCCGTGGTGTTCGTGGAGGGCGAGGCCGGGATCGGCAAGTCCCGGCTGCTGCGGGAGGCCGCCGACCGCCTGGACCGACTGGGCCCGCCGGTCCTGCGGGGCTGGTGCCACCCGCTGCGCGAGCCGCTGCCGTTCGGGCCCGCGCTCGACGCCCTGCGCGGTGCCGGCGCCCACCTGCCGGCCGAGGTGCGGCTCTCGCCCGCGACCGGCGTGCTGGCCCCCTACCTGCCGGAGCTCGCCGACCGGCTGCCCCGGACCGCACCCGAGGGGGGCACCCGCAACCAGCAGTTGATGCGTGCCGTCCACGAGGTGCTGCGCGCACTCGGACCCGTCGTCCTCGTCGTCGAGGACCTGCACTGGGCCGACGACGCCACCCGCGACCTGCTGCTCCTGCTGGCCCGCAACCCGCCCGAGGGGCTCCGGCTGGTCGTAACCTACCGGGAGCGCGAACTGCCCGGCAGCGGCAACGTCCTGGGCTCCCCGTACCGCCGTCCGCTCGGGGTGGGCGGCACCGACCTCGCGCTGGACCCGCTCGGCGAGACGCACATCGGCGAGCTCGCCGCCTCCGTCCTCGGACCGGCGGCGACCCGCCCGCTCTGCCGCGAGCTGTACGAGCGCAGCGGCGGTCTCCCCCTCGCCGCGGAGGAGGACATCCTGGTCCTGGCCGACCGCGTGGCCCGGCCCGACGAGGCGGGCGCCCCGCTCGCGCTGGCCGGGGCCAAGGTGCCCCGCGCGCTGCAGGAGGCGGTGAACAGCCGGGTCGCACCACTCGGCCCCGGCTCCACGGCCGTCCTGCAGGCCGCCGCCGTCCTGGCCGTGCCGACCACCGAGGAACTCCTCACGGCGGTGGCCGCCCTGACGGAGGACCAGGCCGAGCAGGCCCTCGACGCCGTCCTGACCGCCGACCTCCTGGTCGAGCACTCCCCCGGCCGGTACGGGTTCCGCCACGTCCTGGCCCGGCGCGCGGTGTACGACCGGATCCCCGGCCCGCGCCGGCGCCGCCTGCACACCCGCGCCGCCGACGCGCTGTCCGCGCAGCGCGAACCCGCGCTGGTGCAGATCGCCCACCACGTCCGGCAGCTCGGCGACACCGCCGCCTGGTTCCCGCACGCACTGGCCGCCGCCGAACGCGCCACCGCCGTCGCCGACGACGGGGTCGCCGCCGAGCTGCTCGGCCAGCTGCTCGGCGAACCCTCGCTACCGTCCGAGGACCGCACCCGCGCCGCGCTCGCGCTCAGCGCGATCGCCGTCCGCAGGACCGATCCGGCGGCCTGCGAGGCGACTCTGCGCGGCATCATCGCCGACCCGGCCCTGGCCCCGTCCGTCCGCGGCGAGATCCGCTTCAACCTGGCCCGCGCCGTCGGCGCCTCGGGCCCCTACCGGGACACCCGGGCCGAGCTGGAGCGGGCGATCGCCGAGCTGGCGGACCGGCCGGGGCACGCGGCGGCCGCGACGGCCTCGCTCGCCGTCGGCGCCACCGTCAACGCCCGCGGCGGCACCGTCTCCGAGAACCTGGCACTGCTGGAACGGGCCGCCGAGCTGGCCGCGCGCAGTGACGACCCGGTGGCGCGGGCGGACGTGCTCGCCAACCGCGTCACCCTGCTGGCGTTCGTCGGCGACCCCCGCCGCCTGGACCTGCTGGCGCGGCTGCCCCTGGACAGCACCGACCGCGCGGTGCTGCGGCAGTGCGCCCGCGCCCTGTCCAACACCGCCTACCTGGCCGGACCGCGCGGCAGCACAGCGGAGGCCGCCGCCCGGCTCGCCGAGGCGCAGGAGCTGATCCGGCGCACCGACTACCCGCTGCTGGACGAGTTCTGCCGACTCAACCGGATCCGGCTCGACCTCGCCGCCGGGCACTGGGACGGCCTGGACCGGACGATCGACACGATGCTCCGGGAGACCACCGAGGGCACCCTCCGCTTCGGCCTGCTGACCGCCCGCGCGACCCTGGACACCGCCCGCGGCCGCTGGGCCGCCGCCCGCGAGGGCATGGCGCCGCTCGTCACCGACCTGGACGGCAACCCCGACCTCGACGTGGTGCCGGCGGCCGTCACCGTCCTCGCCCGCCTCGACCTGCTGGAGGGCGACCCGGCCACCGCCTGGCAGCGGACCGGGCCCGTGGTCGAGGTGCTCGGCCGCAAGGGACTGTGGGTGCGGCCGGTCGACCTGGTCCCGACCGCCGTCGAGGCCGCCCTGGCCTGCGGCCTCGACGACCGGGCCCACCGGCTCGTCGAGGACGCCGCCCGCGGCGTCGACGGCCTCGACGCGCCCGGGGTCGCCACCGGGGTGCACCTCGCCCGTGCCCTGCTCGCCGCCGACAGCGACCCCGAGGCCGCCCTCGCCCACCTGGACCGCGCCCACGCCGGGTACCAGGCCGCCGGCCACGTCCACAGCGCGGCCGGAGTCCTGGAGCGCTCCGGCCGCCTGCGGCTGCGCACCACGCCGGACACCGCCACCGCCGACCTCCACGCCGCGCTGGACGTCTTCACCCGGCTCGGCGCCACCGCCGACGCGGCCCGCTGCGAGCGGGCGCTGCGCGACAGCGGGCGGCTGCGCCCCCCGGCGCGCCGAAAGCGCGCCTACGGCGGTGAGCTCTCCCCGCGCGAGCGGCAGGTCGCCGCGCTGCTGGCGGACGGCGCGTCCAACCAGGACATCGCGCGGACCCTGGCGCTGTCCCCTCGTACCGCCGAGCACCACGTCGCCAACACGCTCCGTAAGCTCGGGGTGCCCCGCGGTCGGGTGCGGGAGGTCCTGGACCCGCCGCGGTGA